The nucleotide sequence TAAGCATCTGGGGTGGCCAGTGAGAAGGGCCTTTTGGATTTTACTGACGCCGCTGGCGTGCTTTCTGGTTTTGTGGGCCGTGGGATCAACTTACCTTGCACCCAAGCTTGAAACCTGGACGCTGAATAAAATCCACAGCTATTCCGATGAAAATCTGCCGGTCAGTATTCGTGCCAAAAAATTGTCGTTAAGATTTCTGCGCCCGTCTGTTGCCATGGAAGGAATTGAAATCCGCGGCAAAGGTGAATTGGCTGAATCCCTGCCCTTGATTGAAATCGGCAGTGTGCGCGCCTTCGTTGATGTGTTTCACCTTTTGGGGGGCCGCCTGACCTTGTCAGCGGTGGTGGCAGAATCCCCGCGCGCGCAAATCAATATTGATCCTTTCCTGAAAGATGACTCCCCGGCCAAAGAACTTCCGATGGATGAGATCTTTGCCCTGCTGGAAAAACTGCCTTTGCAGCGCGTGTTCCTGCAAAACATCCTGGTGAATGTTTCTTCCAAACAACTGAAGCTGAATGTGGATATTGAAAGCGGCGATCTGCTTTTGACCAACATGGGTAAAAACCTGACAGCGAAAGCCAACATCCCGTCCCTGCAGGTCAAACTGGGTGGTATCGGGGATTTTGCCGGATCTTTGGACACGCATCTTTATCTGACCCGCCAGTCCCTGAAAATCATCCAACTGGGTGTGCGCCTGGGCGAATCTGAGATTCTGACCCGCGGGGAGCTGACTCACTTTTCCAAGATCGCAATCAAACCTTCCGGCGTTCTGGATCTGAGTGCCAAGGTCAATCTGACTGACATCTACAACGAGATGAAGCGCCTGCGCCCCGACATCAAAATGCCGGTGATCAATGGCGAGCTGGTCACCGAAATGGATGCCAAGTTCAACGGCCTTGATGATGTCAAAGCTTCGGCCGACATCAACACCCGTTCAGTGACATTGGGCAAACTGGAACTGGGCGATGCCCGCATTCAGGGTGAATACCAAAATGGCGTGATCAGCCTTTCTGAAATGCAGGTCAATCACCCCGCGGGCGAAGCGACCCTGACCAAGTCACAACTGGAGCTTGATGGCAATTACGGCTTCAAGTCCCTGATCACGGTTCATTCCCTGGATCTGTACAAACTTTTCCAAAGCCTTGATCTGGCAAACATCCCGGTGGGCATCGGACTTGACGGCGAACTGCCGTGCGAAGGGCGCATCCGCCCGACTTTCCAAGTGACCTGCACCAACGCTTCCATCGCGGGCAAAGACCTGTGGGTGAAGACCGATCTGAAACCAAAAACAAAACCTTTGGTGAATATCGACAGCATGAAAGCCAAAGGTCAGTTCCAGGTCACCACTCAAAGCGTGACCTATGCGGCCATTCTGAACGTCGGCAGCAGTCAGGGCACCACCGATGGCGTGATTGATTTCAACAAAGGTTTTAAGATCAATTTCAAGACCGACAAGCTGGATCTTAAGAACATCCGCAATCTGGCAAATCTGAAAATGATCGGGGCCACTAGTATTTCCGGATCGACATCCGGGGATTCTGATGCCGCGATCTTCGATATGAAATTGAACGCGCGCAATTTCATCTTTGAAGACTTTGCCCTGGGAAATCTGATTGCGGATCTTAAATACCGCAAAGGTCACCTGATCTTTGAAGACATCGCCGGGGCCATCAACAAAACCCAGTATCTGGGTGATCTGAATGTGAACCTGAACAATGAAACCCTGAACGGTGATTTCAGCGTGCCGACGGCCGACATCGCTGATGTGGCCCAGGTCTTTGAGCCCATCTACAAACTGCCGATTCAGGTTCAGGGCGTGGGGGCCGCCAAAGCCCACGTTGAAGGTCCGCTGAACTTCTGGAAGCTTAACTACAAACTTGAATCCGCCTTTAAGAATGTTTTCATTGGTCTTGAAAACTTTGACTCGCTTCAGTTCAATGCTTCCGCGAATCAGGGAAACATCAAAGCTGACAAGGTTGTTTTGCAAAGAGCCAATTCCACCGTCACCCTGCAAGGGGGCATTTCTTCTGACAAGATCATGAATCTGCATGCGGATGGAAAAAACTGGCGTCTGGAAGAATCCGACATCATCAGCAAGATCAATTCCAATATCACCGGCAACCTGAATTTTGCCGCCGAACTGAAAGAATCCGTGACTCAGCCGCAGATTCTTTTGAAAGGCGCAATCACCGACACCCTGTTTGAAGATCAGGAAATTCCTAATTCAAACCTGATCCTGAAAATCAACCGCCAGAGCTTTGGCGGTCAGATGACCCTGTTTGGAAACAAGGTCAAAGCAGACTTCCAGGTGCCTATCGCCAACAGCCGCACGCCGCTGGTGATGAAGGTCAACACCAACAACTGGAACTATTCCACCCTGCTGGGGCTGATCGGTGGAGCGAATCTGGCCAACGAGTATGATTCCGCACTGACCTCAACTGTGGACCTAAGATCTGACAGCGGCGAACTGTTTAAAGCCACCGGCAAAGTTCACATTGATACGTTCACCCTGAAACGTGGTCCTTTGAGTTTTGCCAATAACGGCCCGATCGACATCACCATGGATCACGGCGTGGCCAGCATCCGAAACTTCACCCTGCAAGGCCCGAACAATCTGATCCAGATCCGCGGCACCAACTTCACGGCGGAAAATCTAAATGTGGGTGTGACTGCCAATGCGGACCTTCGCCTGCTGCAGATCTTCACCCCGTTCCTGGAAGACATGGGGGGACCGATTCATGTTTCCACCAATGTTTCCGGCTCTGTTATGAAGCCTGAAATTCTTGGTAACGCCAATGCCAAGGATACATTTGTGAAAATCAAAGGTTTCCCGCATCCACTGGAAAAAGTGTCTGCGGAAGTCGTGTTCTCGCAAAGCCGCATTTTGATTAATTCCATCAACGGTCAGATTGCCGGTGGAACTTTAACTGGTGACGGCGGCATTCAGATCAATGGCATCAAGGACATCCCGACCACCATTCGTGCCCGTTTGGAAGGTGTGACCTTCAATGTGCCGGACAAAGTGCGCAGCAGCGGCAGTGCTGATTTGCTGTTCTCGGGACGCTGGTTCCCGTTCACGCTTTCCGGCACCTATCATGTGACCAGCGCCATGGTTGAAAAAGAATTCACCGAAGATGGCGGCGGTGTTACCGGCGTTCGTCAAAGTCTGTATCTGCCAAAACTTCTGCGTGAAGGTCAGTTTGAAGCCATCCTGCTGGATCTGCAGATTCTTTTGAATCGCAATATCGTGATTAAGAATTCCCTGATTGATGGATCCGTGACCGGTCAGTTGCAAGTCAAGGGACCACCGACCAATCCGGTTTTGCTGGGTAAGATCAACATGGAAAGACGATCGAAGATCATCTTTAAAGACAAAGTCTTTGATGTTCAAAGCGGTATGATCGACTTCAATGATCCGGATGAAATCAATCCGAACCTGTACATTTCAGCCGCGTCCCGCATCAATGAATACGACATCACTCTGCTGGCGCAAGGGCCGTCCAAGAATCTGACCATCCATCTGAACAGCGTTCCACCGCTGTCAGAACAGGACATTATTTCTTTGATCGCCTTGGGGGTTACGTCTTCGGCAATGGATCAGAATCTGCAATCCCGTCAGCAGGCCGAACAATTGGGGGTTGAAATCGGTGGCGCTGTTTTGGCAAAACCAATCAACAAGCAGCTGGAAAGCACTTTGGGCCTGAATCTGGCCGTGACGTCCCAGTATGATTCCACCCGCAATATCTCGGTTCCTAAAATCACCCTGAGCCGCCGCCTTTCAGAAAAAATGAAAGTGTCTGGCAGCCGTCCGGTGGGTGACACTCAGTCTTATGACATCAAACTTGAATACTTCCTGAACAGCAACATTACGGCCATCGGTTCATTTGAAACCCGTGGTTCTGAGGAAAGCACCAACGTGCAGTCCACGCAGCAGGAATCCCAAAGCATCTTCGGTCTGGATCTGGAATTCAAAAGGGAGTTTAAATGATCTGCACACCCCTTTTGAAACCCGCATTGATTCTGGCTCTGTCCCTGGGACTTCCTGCGTGGGCGGCGAAGAAAAGCCTGAACTATTCCACCCTGCCGCAGGAACTGCAGCTGGATCTGGAAAAAAGATTCCCGGACGCCCGAAAAGAACGCCTGAGCCAGGATCAGGTCGACGAAATCCTGCGCTTTATGCAGCAAAAGCCGCAGCTGCAACGCCTTCGCGTTTTTGATGAAGGCAATGGCAGCCCTTGGCGTTTGGACTTCCAGCTGACCCGCCGTATTTCCCAGGTTCAGATTGAAGGCAATAAAACCATGTCCTCTTCTGAAGCGGAAAACCTGTTTGGCGTGAAGGCCGATGACGTCTTTGACCAGCAGAGCTTGATTGAGGGCGGTGAAAAGCTGCACCAGGCCTATCGCGACATCGGTTTTTACAATGCAGTGATTGATATCGAAATGCCGCCTGAAAGCCCGGAGTCGGTTTCGATTCTGGTGCGTGTGAATGAAAACAAAAGAACCCGCGTTCACAATATCGTGCTGCAAAGCCCGAATGATGACCTGAACAAGCGCCTGATGAAAGAAGTCGACGGCGCCCTGAATGACCCCTACACCGATGCGACCCTGTCCAAGATTCAAAAAGACGCCCGCGAGTTTTTGACCAAGAATCGCTATGTCCGTGCGGATCTGGTCGGTCCCACGGCGGACTTCAATGCCGACGAATCCCAGGTGACTTTGACCTATAGACTGGAAAAAACAGAAAAGTACAACTTTGACTATCAAGGTGTGCGTTTCCTGGCGATTCGTGGAATCGAAAACGCCCTGGATCTGGATAGCTATTATTCAGCCAGCCCGTCGGTCAGCGCCGAACTGGCCGCCAAGATTCGCGGCTATTATCTGTCCAAGGGTTACGCCCGTGCGGAAGTGAAAGCGGATGAATCCGAACTGCGCAACTTCCAGCGCAAGGTGACCTTCCACATCGAGGAAGGCCCCCAGGTCAAGGTGCAAAAGTACAACCTGACCGGCCGCTACAGTAAAAAAGACAGCTATTATATCAACTTTATCGAAGAACACAGCTCGCCCGTCGTTGACAGTGGTTACTACAACAAGGACGACATCGATGCGGGCCTGAAGAATCTGATTCTGGAGCTGCAAAACAACGGTTACCTGCAAGCCAAGATTCTTTCCACGCGCACACAGTACAATAAAGACCGCGACGCCGTCACGATTTACATCAATCTGGATGAAGGCCCGCTGACCGTGGTGGAATCCGTCACCTTCACCGGCAATCAGGCCTTTCCTGCGGAAGAGCTTTTAAAAGTCACCCGTCTGCGCCCGGGCCCGCTAAAACTGGGTCAGATCGAAGAAGCCGTGGCCCGTTTGAAAAATCATTACCGCGAGCAGGGCTATATCGAAATGCTGCTGCTGAACGAACGCGCGGATCTGGTGACCTATGATGAAACCAACACCAAGGCGACTTTGAATTTCAAAATCTTTGAAGGCCCGCAAGTCCGGGTGGCTTCAATCATTCTGGAAGGCAATACCTTTACTTCTGATTATGTGATTCACAAGGAACTGGAATTCGACAAAGGGGATCTGCTGACACCTTCCAATTTGGAAGAATCCGTCGCACGCCTGCAAAGAACCGGATTCTTTGGCTCCGTGGAAATCCGCACACTGGAAGAAAAAACCAACGTCGCCAACCGCACCGTGCTGGTGAAAGTGACCGAACGTGATCCGGGCGTCTTTACTTTGGGGGCAGGTGCCACCAATGAAAGAACCCTGACCTTGCGTGGATACACCGGGATTGCCTATCGCAACCTGTGGGGCACCGGCCGCGGGATTTCCCTGCGTCTGGAAGGAAACTATAACGTAGCTGACATCAAGTATCTGGAAAGCCGCGTGGTCCTTGGATACCTTGAGCCTTACATCTTTGATTCCCGCGTGCGTGGCCGTATCAACGTCACTCGTTCCAGCACCGTGACTGACTACGACATCAAGCAGGTGTCGGATGTTCGTTCGACCACTTATTCTCTGGAAAAAGACTTCACTTCGCGCATTCTGGGGATCTGGGATCTTTGGTCTTTGGCGACCATCCGTGACTTCGGTTTGGATGACTCTTACCCGTACGATACTCTGGAACAAAATATCGCAACCACCGGCCCCCAGCTGGATCTGGATTTCCGCGAC is from Bdellovibrio bacteriovorus str. Tiberius and encodes:
- a CDS encoding outer membrane protein assembly factor, whose translation is MICTPLLKPALILALSLGLPAWAAKKSLNYSTLPQELQLDLEKRFPDARKERLSQDQVDEILRFMQQKPQLQRLRVFDEGNGSPWRLDFQLTRRISQVQIEGNKTMSSSEAENLFGVKADDVFDQQSLIEGGEKLHQAYRDIGFYNAVIDIEMPPESPESVSILVRVNENKRTRVHNIVLQSPNDDLNKRLMKEVDGALNDPYTDATLSKIQKDAREFLTKNRYVRADLVGPTADFNADESQVTLTYRLEKTEKYNFDYQGVRFLAIRGIENALDLDSYYSASPSVSAELAAKIRGYYLSKGYARAEVKADESELRNFQRKVTFHIEEGPQVKVQKYNLTGRYSKKDSYYINFIEEHSSPVVDSGYYNKDDIDAGLKNLILELQNNGYLQAKILSTRTQYNKDRDAVTIYINLDEGPLTVVESVTFTGNQAFPAEELLKVTRLRPGPLKLGQIEEAVARLKNHYREQGYIEMLLLNERADLVTYDETNTKATLNFKIFEGPQVRVASIILEGNTFTSDYVIHKELEFDKGDLLTPSNLEESVARLQRTGFFGSVEIRTLEEKTNVANRTVLVKVTERDPGVFTLGAGATNERTLTLRGYTGIAYRNLWGTGRGISLRLEGNYNVADIKYLESRVVLGYLEPYIFDSRVRGRINVTRSSTVTDYDIKQVSDVRSTTYSLEKDFTSRILGIWDLWSLATIRDFGLDDSYPYDTLEQNIATTGPQLDLDFRDNPFNPTRGTFTRWNAEYSTPEIGSSPTIEYWRSTLSFTHYWTVGQLSKQPVVWANQVRGGYLKNLSKDGGVPWDKKGFTLGGQSTVRGYEAGTQEVFPNRQDLGLSDTDPTYYLTTDSTMYLIKSELRFPVWESLGGALFYDGGSVKIQDLHFSDPYRDSTGFGIRYNTPVGPLSLEWAWKLDARPGEEPWRFHLSIGTF
- a CDS encoding translocation/assembly module TamB domain-containing protein; the protein is MRRAFWILLTPLACFLVLWAVGSTYLAPKLETWTLNKIHSYSDENLPVSIRAKKLSLRFLRPSVAMEGIEIRGKGELAESLPLIEIGSVRAFVDVFHLLGGRLTLSAVVAESPRAQINIDPFLKDDSPAKELPMDEIFALLEKLPLQRVFLQNILVNVSSKQLKLNVDIESGDLLLTNMGKNLTAKANIPSLQVKLGGIGDFAGSLDTHLYLTRQSLKIIQLGVRLGESEILTRGELTHFSKIAIKPSGVLDLSAKVNLTDIYNEMKRLRPDIKMPVINGELVTEMDAKFNGLDDVKASADINTRSVTLGKLELGDARIQGEYQNGVISLSEMQVNHPAGEATLTKSQLELDGNYGFKSLITVHSLDLYKLFQSLDLANIPVGIGLDGELPCEGRIRPTFQVTCTNASIAGKDLWVKTDLKPKTKPLVNIDSMKAKGQFQVTTQSVTYAAILNVGSSQGTTDGVIDFNKGFKINFKTDKLDLKNIRNLANLKMIGATSISGSTSGDSDAAIFDMKLNARNFIFEDFALGNLIADLKYRKGHLIFEDIAGAINKTQYLGDLNVNLNNETLNGDFSVPTADIADVAQVFEPIYKLPIQVQGVGAAKAHVEGPLNFWKLNYKLESAFKNVFIGLENFDSLQFNASANQGNIKADKVVLQRANSTVTLQGGISSDKIMNLHADGKNWRLEESDIISKINSNITGNLNFAAELKESVTQPQILLKGAITDTLFEDQEIPNSNLILKINRQSFGGQMTLFGNKVKADFQVPIANSRTPLVMKVNTNNWNYSTLLGLIGGANLANEYDSALTSTVDLRSDSGELFKATGKVHIDTFTLKRGPLSFANNGPIDITMDHGVASIRNFTLQGPNNLIQIRGTNFTAENLNVGVTANADLRLLQIFTPFLEDMGGPIHVSTNVSGSVMKPEILGNANAKDTFVKIKGFPHPLEKVSAEVVFSQSRILINSINGQIAGGTLTGDGGIQINGIKDIPTTIRARLEGVTFNVPDKVRSSGSADLLFSGRWFPFTLSGTYHVTSAMVEKEFTEDGGGVTGVRQSLYLPKLLREGQFEAILLDLQILLNRNIVIKNSLIDGSVTGQLQVKGPPTNPVLLGKINMERRSKIIFKDKVFDVQSGMIDFNDPDEINPNLYISAASRINEYDITLLAQGPSKNLTIHLNSVPPLSEQDIISLIALGVTSSAMDQNLQSRQQAEQLGVEIGGAVLAKPINKQLESTLGLNLAVTSQYDSTRNISVPKITLSRRLSEKMKVSGSRPVGDTQSYDIKLEYFLNSNITAIGSFETRGSEESTNVQSTQQESQSIFGLDLEFKREFK